The sequence AAAGGCGAAGGCCAGGGCGAATCCCCCGAAGATCAACACATTCTTCTGCCCCGGGGTGAGCCGATTGACCCCGAGGCCGAAGTTGAGGTTTTCCTCAAAGCCGCTGGGCTTGCTGCGCGGGCCGATGTCCATGAAGGCCCCCACCTTGCTGCGGCACACCGGGCAGCGAAAGGCAACGGGGTCGAGATCGGAAAACGGCGTCCCCGGGGCAATCGCCAGTTTCCTGACGCCCTCGGCCGGGTCATAGACGAAGCCGCAGCTGCGGCACTCGAAGCGGTGGCTGTCGGGATCGTCGACGGGCTCGCCGGGAACCGAGTCCGGTGGAGCCGGAACCGCCTGCGGAGCAGAAGCGGCCGGCTCAGCCGGCTGCTGGGCAGGGATCTCCTGCCCCTGCGGAGTGATCTCTTCGGTCACCGGAGTCGGGCTGGGGGACCTGACTCTAGGAACCATGCTGCAAGCGAGGCCGTGGCTTTCCGGTTGCAGATGCCAGACTGCGCGCCACGTTGGGCTCGCCCCCATGTTCGTGCTCTCCGGCTACGACGCCTTCCTCGGCTTTCTGCTGATTTCGGCTGCCGTTCCCGTGCTCGCCCTCGTCGCCAACAAGCTGCTGTCGCCCACCAGCCGCGGCGGCGAACGGGA is a genomic window of Cyanobium sp. NS01 containing:
- a CDS encoding rubredoxin, with the protein product MTEEITPQGQEIPAQQPAEPAASAPQAVPAPPDSVPGEPVDDPDSHRFECRSCGFVYDPAEGVRKLAIAPGTPFSDLDPVAFRCPVCRSKVGAFMDIGPRSKPSGFEENLNFGLGVNRLTPGQKNVLIFGGFALAFAFFLSLYSLR